The genomic region GAGGAGTAGAAAATTGGAAAAACTTAAGCCAATAGATAAGAAAGACTATTTCTTGAAATTGGTACGAGAGATTGTATATCAGCAGTTATCTGGTAAGGCTGGAGATACTATTTATTCTAGATTTGAGCTACTTTTCCCAAATGAGAAAATTACTCCAAATAATGTTTTGAAAGTAAGTCCACAAGAAATTCGTAAAGCTGGGGTTTCAAATGCAAAAACACAATATATTCATAATCTAGCGGAGGCAGTAAAAAATAAAAATTTATTGTTTCAAAATTATAAAGATATGAGCAATGAGAATATAGTAAAAAATTTGATCCAAGTAAAAGGAATTGGGTTGTGGACTGCTGAAATGTTTTTGATGTTTAGTATGGGTCGTGAAGATGTGTTTTCATATGATGATGTAGGTTTGCGAAATGGCTTAATGAAGTTATATGGATTTAAAGATAAGCCTAGTAATGAAGAAATTGAGAAAATAGTTAGTAAATGGACACCATACAAAACCTACGGTTCTATGCTTCTTTGGAAGAGTCTGGAATTATAGGTAATCATTCAGGATTTAACAAACTGAGCGAAACAAGGCAAGGCCTTTCATGAAATGAATGGCCTTGCCTTAAGCGAGCGATTATATCCGATTCTAAAGCCAAGCTATCCATTTCATGTAAAGCTCGGTTTTGAATCCTTTGTAAACTCGTGAATGGTTACCATATTAATGCACTTCAAGGAGTTGCAGATATTGCAGTGGTTGGGAGCGCAACTTTGGAAATTATTAGTAAGTATGGAAAACAAGACTATTTGCCACGTGTTGTGAAATTTATCAAAGACTTGAGAGAATA from Candidatus Roizmanbacteria bacterium CG_4_9_14_0_2_um_filter_38_17 harbors:
- a CDS encoding DNA-3-methyladenine glycosylase 2 family protein, which gives rise to MQMVIQHFKATDAVIYSIIERSRKLEKLKPIDKKDYFLKLVREIVYQQLSGKAGDTIYSRFELLFPNEKITPNNVLKVSPQEIRKAGVSNAKTQYIHNLAEAVKNKNLLFQNYKDMSNENIVKNLIQVKGIGLWTAEMFLMFSMGREDVFSYDDVGLRNGLMKLYGFKDKPSNEEIEKIVSKWTPYKTYGSMLLWKSLEL